In Miscanthus floridulus cultivar M001 chromosome 5, ASM1932011v1, whole genome shotgun sequence, one genomic interval encodes:
- the LOC136451252 gene encoding protein JINGUBANG-like, which translates to MDFGRRKSFSFFEEDRKSSRPGAHTPVHQYYARAGGGGRSPAREAAEPARLSMSSAVPGLGVEVPLPPMQQMQTAGSCSPWVQSPLHGRLRFPPSPAAIYHCLAALHRLEGDVHALAVARGVLFTASDSGRVRAWAAPGCFNRGYLDVGRGRVPALTACGGTLVTSHARDHRVRVWTVRAAAACDHIRAKKAATLPAKSSLLLQNPFGKRGQHQHQHRDTVSCLVLHAVAGLLYTGSHDHTVKAWRLSDGTCVDSFVAHDGPVNAMVVNEADGCVFTGSADGTVKMWRRVYGGTAHALIIVLRSELSPVNALALCHAHAAGGGGGASRCFLYAGSSDGYVNVWEKEATVGRPAHAGYLKGHRLAVFCLASGCGGRVVVSGSEDATMRVWRREGNKGGAAHTCLAVIEGHRGPVRCLAVDGGEAGEVEGSMVVYSAGLDKSVKVWRIRVVGKEEEDDELNGDGGEDDDPEAAAEILMAGGKADGGDAHAIPVARDDVEDTEEAEFVGPTPVLPLVWVEKRRHTSRG; encoded by the coding sequence ATGGATTTCGGCCGGCGCAAGAGCTTCAGCTTCTTCGAGGAGGACCGCAAGTCGTCGCGGCCGGGCGCGCACACGCCCGTGCACCAGTACTACGCGCGCGCCGGCGGGGGCGGGAGGTCGCCGGCGCGGGAGGCGGCGGAGCCCGCGCGCCTGAGCATGTCGTCGGCGGTGCCCGGGCTCGGGGTGGAGGTGCCGCTGCCGCCCATGCAGCAGATGCAGACCGCCGGCAGCTGCTCCCCGTGGGTGCAGTCGCCGctgcacggccggctccggtTCCCTCCCTCGCCCGCCGCCATCTACCACTGCCTGGCGGCGCTGCACCGGCTGGAGGGCGACGTGCACGCGCTGGCCGTGGCGCGGGGCGTGCTGTTCACGGCGTCCGACAGCGGTCGCGTCCGCGCGTGGGCGGCGCCCGGCTGCTTCAACCGCGGCTACCTCGACGTCGGCCGCGGCCGCGTCCCGGCGCTGACGGCCTGCGGGGGCACGCTCGTCACGTCCCACGCCCGCGACCACCGCGTCCGTGTCTGGAccgtccgcgccgccgccgcgtgcgACCACATCCGCGCCAAGAAGGCGGCTACGCTCCCCGCCAAGTCGTCGCTCCTCCTCCAGAACCCGTTCGGCAAGCGggggcagcaccagcaccagcaccgggACACCGTCTCCTGCCTCGTGCTCCACGCCGTGGCGGGCTTGCTCTACACCGGCTCCCACGACCACACCGTCAAGGCGTGGCGGCTCTCCGACGGGACCTGCGTCGACTCCTTCGTGGCGCACGACGGGCCCGTCAACGCCATGGTGGTGAACGAGGCGGACGGCTGCGTCTTCACGGGATCCGCCGACGGCACCGTCAAGATGTGGCGCCGCGTGTACGGCGGCACGGCGCACGCGCTCATCATCGTGCTCCGCTCCGAGCTGTCCCCCGTCAACGCGCTGGCGCTGTGCCACGCCCACGcggcgggaggcggcggcggcgcaagcCGGTGCTTCCTCTACGCGGGGTCCTCGGACGGATACGTGAACGTGTGGGAGAAGGAGGCCACGGTGGGGCGGCCGGCGCACgccgggtacctcaagggccacCGCCTGGCGGTATTCTGCCTGGCGTCCGGGTGCGGCGGGCGGGTGGTGGTGAGCGGGTCGGAGGACGCCACGATGCGCGTGTGGAGGCGCGAGGGGAACAAGGGCGGCGCGGCGCACACGTGCCTGGCCGTGATCGAGGGGCACCGGGGCCCGGTGCGGTGCCTGGCCGTGGACGGCGGCGAGGCCGGGGAGGTGGAGGGCAGCATGGTGGTATACAGCGCCGGGCTGGACAAGAGTGTCAAGGTGTGGAGGATACGGGTGGtagggaaggaggaggaggacgacgagctAAACGGGGACGGCGGCGAGGACGACGACCCCGAGGCGGCGGCGGAAATATTAATGGCCGGAGGGAAGGCCGACGGCGGCGATGCGCATGCGATCCCCGTCGCGAGGGACGACGTGGAGGACACCGAGGAGGCCGAGTTCGTGGGACCCACGCCGGTGCTGCCGCTGGTATGGGTGGAGAAGCGGCGGCACACAAGCCGTGGGTGA